Below is a genomic region from Hippea sp. KM1.
CGTTGAGAACAGGATAAAGCAGGATATGGAGGAGGCCTCGATAAAGTGTGAGGTCTCCGGCAGGCTTAAACATCTATACAGTATCTACACAAAGATGCAGAGAAAAAGGGTGGACTTTGACGGTATCTATGATCTGCTTGCCGTTAGAATCATCACAGAAACGGAGAAGGATTGCTATGCCGCTTTGGGTATAATACATAAGAATTACAAACCGTTGCCGGGCAGATTCAAGGATTACATAGCTTTGCCCAAGCAGAACATGTATCAATCCCTCCATACCACTGTTTTTGGCCCCAGTGATATTGTTGTTGAGATACAGATAAGAACGAAGAAGATGCATGAGATAGCAGAGGAGGGAATCGCAGCCCACTATAAATACAAAGAAAATAAGGTCAGCATAATAGATAAACACGATAAGCAGTTCCTCTGGTTGAGGCATCTGCTTAAGTGGCAGAAGGAGGTCAAAAACCCCAAGGAGTTTCTCAATACGGTCAAGGTCGACCTATTTAGGGGCGAGGTCTATGTGTTTACACCTGCCGGTGATTTGAAGGTCTTGCCGAGGGGTGCAACGCCCGTTGATTTTGCCTATGCAATCCATACAGAGGTGGGCAATAGATGCGTTGGAGCAAAGGTCAACGGCAGGATAGTGCCTCTGGATTATAAGCTGTCCAACGGTGATATAGTGGAGATATTCACACAGGCCAACCACTTGCCAAGCAAGGATTGGCTGAAGTTTGTTGTCACCAGCAAGGCAAGAAGCAGGATAAAGCAGAAGGTTAGAGAGAAGGAGAAGAAAGAGGCTGTTGAGATAGGTAAGAGCATACTATCCAAGGAGCTGTCCAAGATCAACAAGGGGCTACAGGCTTTTTTGAAGGAGGAGAAGCTTAAGGAGGCTATGTCGTATTTTGGATGCAATAGCATCGATGACCTCCTTGAAAAGATCGGTTTTTTGAAGATCCATCCATCGAGCGTTATATCGAGGGTGTATCCTAACCAGAAGAAGAAGGAAAAAAAGCAACTAACCAAAAGCGATGTTTATAAGATAAAGATCGACGGATCCGATGATATAGTCTTCAGGCTTGCCAAGTGCTGCAACCCTGTTTATGGCGATGAGATAGTTGGCTATATAACAAGAAACAGGGGTATTATCATCCATAGGGTCGATTGCGACAATATAAGGAAAATAGGCTATGATAGCGATAGGCTTGTTGAGGTTGAATGGGATGGCTCTATAAAGAAGAACATGCCCGTTAAGCTGAAGGTTAAGGTTAAAAATACTAAGGGTATACTTGCAAGGATAACCAATATTCTATATAACATGGATATTGACCTGGGCAACCTGAAGGTTGTATTTTTAGACAAGGCGCATACCACGGTGATGTTCGACATGGACATAGAGGTTTCAAGCAAGTTTGAGCTTGAAAAGCTCATAGATACTTTAAAGAAGGATGAGAATGTTTTGGATATAGAAAGGGGTAAAACCTATTACTATTACAAAAGGAATAGGCGGTGATAGAGATGTTTAAGTCGTTCATTAACTATTTTTCCAACGATCTGGCTATCGATCTGGGCACGGCAAACACACTGGTCTATGTTAAAGGCCGGGGTATTGTTTTGAATGAGCCCAGCGTTGTTGCGGTGAAGACCGATTCAAAAGGCGCTAAAAAGGTCTTAAGTGTAGGCAAAGAGGCCAAGGAGATGGTCGGAAGAACCCCGGGCAACATAGAGGCCATAAAGCCGTTAAAGGATGGGGTTATAGCGGATTTCGAGGTCACAGAGAGGATGTTGAGGTATTTTATCAAGAAGTCAAAGAACAAGAAGAGTATATTCAAGCCCCGCATAATCATAGCCGTTCCTCACGGTATAACGCAGGTGGAAAAGAAGGCTGTTAAGGAGTCTGCCATCGATGCTGGAGCCAGGGAGGTCTATCTGGTTGAGGAGCCGATGGCGGCTGCCATAGGTGCTGGCCTGCCGGTGCAGGATGCTGTGGGCAGTATGGTTGTCGATATTGGCGGTGGCACAACGGAGGTTGCCGTTATCTCCTTGGGTGGCATAGTGCACAGCGTTTCGGTTAGGGTTGGTGGCGATAAGATGGACACGGCGATTGTCAATTACATAAAAAAGCAATACAGCATACTCATAGGCGACAGCACGGCTGAGGCGATAAAGATAGAATACGGCAGCGTGTTTCCCTCTGAGGATGAAGAGGAGGACAACCAGCCCATCGTCGTTAAGGGTATAGACCTAATAACGGGCGTTCCGACATCCATAGAGGTGAGCGTTGAGGAGATAAGGAAGGCCTTAAGGGAGCCTGTAAATGTAATAGTCGCATCGGTTAAGGATGCGCTTGAAAAGACACCCCCTGAGCTTGCAAGCGATATAGTGGATAATGGGATAATGTTAACAGGCGGAGGCGCATTGATACGGGGGCTTGATAGGTTGATTCATAAGGAGACCGGTTTGGCGGTTAAGGTGCATGATGAGGCGCTGTTTGCCGTTGTTAAGGGTGTCGGCATGATACTGGACAATATAGACCTTTTGGGTGAAGTAGCCATAGATTGATGAGATGGGTTTTAGCCTATATCGTTATTGCATTTGTTCTGAATGTTGTTGTATCGGTTTTTAGGCCTGTTGGTGGACTGTTGCGCAGCGGTGTTATAGGTGTTTTGACGGCCGTTTCTTATCCCGTTTCGAAGGGTCTTGGTTTTGTTAAGAGTGGTTTCGATAGATACCTTGTATTGATATCTGTTGAGGAGGAGAACAAGAGGCTAAAAAGGGAGCTTGCCCACTGCATCCTTATAAACAAAGAGCTTGAGAGGTTTGAAAAGAAAGATGACAAAAAGGGTTATTCCGATCTTATTGAGGCATCGTTTTCCTTTAAGGGTAACTTTGAAAACGACGAGATATACCTCTATGTCAAAAAGAACCTGAATTTAGAGGAGAACAACTGCTTTGTTTTGTCCCATAAACTTGCACTTGTTGGTCTTGTGAAAAGAAGGGTTAAAAAGGACATCTATGTTGCCCAGACCGTCTTTAATCCATCGTTTGTTGCAGATGTCTATATAAAATCAGAAAACGGCACATTTAAGGCGTTGTTTATGGGGTCAGAATACCGCCCGAAGGTGGAGTTTTTAGACCCCAATGTGAAACTGAACAGGGGCGATGGCGTATATACCACAAGCGCTCTGGGTATTTATCCGTATGGTTTATTCATAGGCAGGGTTGCACAAATCAAGGATGTAAACGGTTATTACAAGGTTGCATATGTTGACATAGATAAAAGCTTTTTCAACGACTGGCAGGTGTTTGTATTGTGCAGAAGGAAACAGTGAACATAAAGCCCGTATTGGGTTTTTTTATCATATTGATTGCCGCTATTGTTTGCAGCGAGATTATAAACTTTGTCTATCTGACGCCCTTTGTCTTGCCGTATCTGTTGTTTATGTTTAGCCTTGCATTTGTTTTGAGGTTAGAGGATAAGGAGGGATTCCATTTTGGCAGCTTTGTTTTTGGTTTTATCTGCGATGTCCTTCTGTTTAGGCATATCTTTGTTCTGTGCGTGGTTTTTCCGCTTGCCTCTTATGCTATAGCAAAGCTCGTTGAGTATATGCAGTTTAGAGGCTTTTACATATTTGTTGTCTTAGGTGGCATTTATGTTGCCTTTCTTCTGAATTTGGGGCTTCCAATTGCAGCTTCCCTGTTTGCCTCGATTTTGAGTCTTGTTGTGGCTGTTTTTTTGGATTTTGTTTTTTTGAGGCTATTAGAAAAAAGGATCCATGGCGAGGCGTGATAGGTTTTTAGGTAAGATAGAGCTTCTTAAGAAGAATCTATCCTATCTCTATCTGGTTGTGGTTATCTCCTTTGTTGTCCTTATCTTGAGGCTTTTCTATCTGCAAATCATAAAGGGCGATTATTTCTCTTCTCTTGCTAAAAGAAACTCCATAAGGCTTGTGGGTATTGCCCCTCCACGGGGCGATATAAAGACATCAGATGGTGTATTCTATGCCAAGAATGTGCCTTCCTTCAGCGTCTATCTGTATAAGAGCAAAAAGCTTACAGACGATATTTTGCTTAAGGTATCTAAGCTTTTGGGGGTTGATAAGGATGATTTGAAACAGAAGCTGGCATATTCGGGCTATTATAAGAGCATCCCCATAAAGAGGAATGTGGACAGGAGGGATGTATTCAGGTTGTTGTTTGATCAGGAGGTGTCGCCATTTGTTAACATAGAGGTCGAACCCAAGAGGGTCTATCCGTCAAACGCCTATGCATACGCCAATGTGGTCGGTTATATATCGGAGGTCTCTTTGGCCGATTTAAGGGCAAATCCGCTGTTGAAGGTTGGCGATTTGATAGGAAGAAAGGGAATAGAGAAGAAATACGATGCCCAGCTTAGGGGAGAGTGGGGCTATAAAGAGGTTGAGGTCTCATCAAAGGGGGCTGTTGTAAGGGTTATCTCAACAACCCCGCCCAGGAAGGGTAAAAGTATTACGCTTACCATAGACTCCAGATTGCAATCCTTTATTTACAACAAGCTAAAGGAGAACAACCTAAAAGGGGCTGTGGTTGTCGAAAGGCCCAATGGGGCAATATTGGCCATAGTCGATAGCGACACATTTAACCCCAACTTCTTTGTTGAGGGATTAACAAGGAAGCAGTGGAAAGAATTGCAAAAGAGCGGGCTTTTGGATTTGTTTGATATGGCCACCCAGGGGGCATTCCCACCGGGTTCTTTGATCAAGCCCTTCGTTGCCCTTGCAGCCCTGCAGGAGGGTATTATTAAGCCCACCACGGTTGTTTTTTGCCCGTATGCCGTAAAGATAGGCAAATACACATACAGGGATTGGCGGGCAGGTGGTTTTGGGTATATTGACTTATACAGGGCTATTGAGAGTTCATCGGATGTATTCTTCTATCAGTTGGGTATGAAACTTGGTATAGACAAGATGGATTACTACCTTTCTAAATTTGGTTTCGGTAAATCACCCGGTCTGTTTTCGTATTGTTCGAAGGGCAATTTGCCATCAAGGGCATGGAAGTATAAGCGATATTCGAAGGGCTGGTATATAGGCGATACCATATCCACATCGATAGGGCAGGGGTTCTTTTTGGCAACGCCCCTTCAGGTTGCCGTTGCATTCTCTGTTATAGCAAACGAGGGTATCGGTTATAGGCCTTTTCTGGTTGAGGGTTCAAAGAGTTTCCCGCTGTATGTGTTCAAAAGCAGGTATTATAAGGATATAAAGAAGGCTTTATGGCTTGTTGTTAATGGAACATACGGAACAGCCGGCAAGGCCAAAATCGATGGTCTAAATATATGCGGAAAGACAGGCACCAGCCAGGTTGTCTCCAGCGCCGTTTATAAAAGGATAAAAAAGAGGGTTAAAGAGGGGAGGATGCCTATAGAGAAGGCGGTGAGGTATTACCCACACGCCTGGTTTGCATCCTTTGCCCCTAAGGACAACCCCAAAGTGATAGTGGTCGTCTTCTTAGAACATGGCGAATCGAGTGCAAACGCCGCTGCATTTGCCAGGTTGGTTTATGAAAAACTCATAGAATTGGGGATTATTTGATCGTTGAGCCCATCTTGAATATCGGAAGATACATGGATATAACCAAGAATCCTATGATGCCACCAAGAACGATTATTAAGATAGGCTCTATCATCGATGTTAGGTTCTTTACGGCGTTGTCCACCTCTTCCTCGTAATATTGGGAGATCTTCTGCATCATCTCATCCAGTGTTCCTGTCTCCTCACCCACAGAGGCCATCTGTATGACCATATCGGGGAACTCACCGCTTGATGCCATGGCGAAGGATAGGTTTTCACCCTTCTTAACCATATCCCTGACCTCTGTGAGCGTTTCCTCCATGATGAGGTTTCCGGCCGTTTTCGCACTTATCTGGAGGGCATCGAGTATGTCCACACCGCTTGAGCTTAAGGATGCAAGTATGGTGGTGAAGTTGGCTATAGACCCCTTTCTGGCCAGATTACCGAATATGGGCAGATTAAGAAGGAGCTTATCCATAAACTTCCTGACACCGTAGCTCTTTTTGTATCCAACCCTTAAGGCTATCACAAATAGTATCAATCCAAGGAGTATCTTTAGAAAGTATTTTTTCATAAATAAACTGATATTGATGACAATTTGTGTGGGCAGAGGCAGTTGCATTCCGCTTGAGGAATACATCTCTGCAAAGGTGGGTATGACGAAGGTCATAATCAAGGCTATTACGCCCACCGCCACGATCGTGACCATAGTTGGATAGATTAGGGCACCCTTGACCTTCCTTTTCAGAGCTATGTGTTTTTCCATCATATCGGAGAGCCTTTTAAGAACGCCGTCTAAATTTCCCGTCTGCTCCCCCGCATTGACCATATGCACATACATCGGCGAAAACACATCCTTGTAATCCCTTAAGGCCTGGGAGAGGCTTGCTCCGCTTTCGACCTTCTGTTTTATGGAATAGAGTATCTCGCCCATCTTTTTGCTTTCTGCCTGTTCGGCCATGATGTTGAGTGATTCGTCTAACGGCAATCCACTTGAGAGCATGCTGGCGAGCTGTTTTGTTACCACCATCAGCTCCCTTTCTTTTACCTTTGTCTTTAGAAACGGCAATTCTATGTCTTTGGGTGCTGGTTTGACAGTGATTATGGATATCCTTTTGGCCTTCAGTTTGGCTATGGCCTCACTCTTTGAGCTTGCGATAATCTCGCCCCTTTTTATCCTGCCTTTGATGTCTTTACCCTTCCATCTAAAGTAAGGCATATCTTACCCCTTTGCGTATCTTATTTTATCCAACTCCCGTTGGATGGCCTTCTTGTCGTTTGATGCCTCTATGGCAGCCTCGTATGTTATCAGGCCTTTTCTGTATAGGTTTACGATGGATTGGTTCATGGTTATCATGCCGGTTTCTGCCTGCCCCATTTGCATGGATGAATAGATCTGGGGTATCTTGTTCTCCCTTATGAGGTTTCTGATAGCTGAATTGGGTATCATTATCTCCATGGCCAGCACCCGCCCCTTGCCGTCCTTTTTCTTTATGAGTGTCTGAGATACGACGCCCTGAAGGGCGACGGATAACTGTGTTCTAACCTGTTCCTGCTGATTAGGTGGAAATACATCGACTATCCTGTTTATGGTCTCTGGGGCTGAGTTTGTATGGAGCGTGGCAAAGACCAAGTGTCCGGTCTCTGCAACCGTTAAAGCCGCCTGAATGGTCTCCAAATCCCTCATCTCTCCAATGAGTATTACATCTGGATCCTGCCTCAATATGTGCTTTAGGGCTGAGGCAAATCCCTTTACATCGCTTCCAACCTCCCTTTGGTCTATCAAGGCCATTTTGTGGGAGTATGTAAACTCTATGGGGTCCTCTATGGTTATTATGTGAACCCTTCTTTCCCTATTTATCTTATCCAGAAGGGCCGCAAGCGTTGTCGATTTTCCGCTTCCCGTTGGGCCTGTGACCAAGACTATACCCTTTTTTAGCGTTGCAAATTGTTGAACGACAGGCGGTATGCCCAGCTTCTCAAACGGGGGAATCTCATATGGAATCATCCTGAAGGCTCCGGCAACAGTCCCCCTCTGTATATAGACATTTGCCCTGAACCTGGAGAGCTTGGGTATTCCAAAGGAAAAGTCGACATCGAAATCCTCTTCCAATGTCTTCTTCTGCATCTCCGTCATAACGCTATAACAGAGGTTCTGCGCATCGGCAGGGGAGAGGTGGTCGTATTCGTCCATATCCAGCAACTCCCCGTGTATCCTGATTTTCGGTTTTGCCCCCGCCGTAATGTGGAGGTCTGATGCCTCCATACTTATCATCTGCTCTAACAACTCCACCAAATCTTGAGCCTTCTTACCCATATCAACTCCCCTTTAGTTAAATGTTACATTCATGACTTCCTCTATTGTGGTTACGCCCTCTTTTATCTTTTTTAATCCGCTCATCCTTAAGGTCGACATCCCTTCCTCTATGGCCTGTTTCCTTATCTGTTCAACACTTGCCCCTTCCAGTATCATCCTTTTTATCTTATCGGATACAGGCATAACCTCATATAAGGCAACCCTGCCTTTGTATCCGGTTTCGTTGCAGTAATCACACCCCTCGCCCTTGTAAACCTTCACCGTTTTTGCCTCTTCTTTTGAAAAGCCTATCTCCTCTAACGCCTCAGGCGGCACATCCAGCTGTTTCTTACAATACGGGCATATCTTCCTGACAAGCCTTTGGGCAAGCACCAGTATCAGCGATGATGCGATGAGGTATCTCTCTATGCCCATATCCACCAGCCTCATGACGGTTGATGGGGCGTCGTTGGTATGGAGGGTTGAAAAGACCAGATGCCCTGTGAGCGCCGCCCTTATGGCTATCTCTGCTGTCTCTGAATCCCTGATTTCTCCAACCATTATGATGTCTGGATCCTGACGCAGAAAAGACCTCAACGCTGCGGCAAATGTTAGGCCGATCTCTTCCTTTACATGAACCTGGTTTATGCCGTCTATGTTGTATTCGACAGGATCCTCAACCGTCATGATGTTCACAAACTCGTTGTTTATCTTGTTTAGCGATGCATAAAGCGTTGTCGATTTTCCGCTTCCCGTTGGGCCTGTGACCAGTATCATGCCGTATGGTTTGTTTATGGCTTTTAGATACCTGTTTAGGTCGCTATCCTCAAAGCCCAACTTCTCCAACTCAACCCTTACATTACTCCTGTCCAAGATCCTCATAACGACCTTTTCGCCGTGAACGGTGGGCAGGGTCGATACCCTTAGGTCGATGTCTTTGCCTGAGACCTTTATCCTGATCCTTCCATCCTGTGGAAGCCTCTTTTCTGCTATATTCAGTTTCGACATTATCTTTATGCGGGATGTCAGCTTTGGTGCCATTGTCCTTGCGAATGTCATGATGGTTTTGAGCTTGCCGTCGATTCTGTATCGTATCCTTAGGTCGTTCTCATACGGTTCTATATGTATATCGCTTGCTCCACTTACAACGGCTCGAGATAGTATGGTGTTTGCCAGTTTTATTATCGGTTCGTCCTCTGCCGATTTCTCTAAATCCTCTACGCTCTCTTGTCCTTCTTCCTCTTTGATTACATTTACCTCGCTTGAGAATTCTGCTATCTCGTCTGCTATTTCCTCTAATTCCGTCGATGTGCCGTAATATTTGTCTATAGCCCTAAGAATAGATCTTTCGTTGCTAAACAACGGGACGACATTCAAACCGCTTACAAACCTAACCTCATCCAGGGCAAATATGTTTGTTGGGTCTGAGATGGCAACCTTTATCTTGTTCTTTTCTATGGCCACCGGTATCAGTGTGTATTTCTTTGCGATCTGAGCAGGCACCTTCTTGATGACATCCTTGGGAATTTCTATGGAGTTTAGGTCTATGCTGTCCACCCCGTATTGCTTGCTTAGGAATTCATTGAGCGTCTTTTCATCGACAAAACCTTTCTCTATGAGTATCGTGCCGAGCTTCTTTTTTGTCCTCTTCTGTTCTTCTAATGCCTCGTCTAACTGTTGCTGGGTAATAACATTGTTCCATAATAAAAGCTGCCCCAATAGTGTGGTCATAATTCCAGATCCCCCAATAGATTTTCTGCTGCTTCTTTGCTAAACTCTATGCCTGTCCATATTTTAAATGCATAGTAAGCTTGTCCAATAAACATATCCATTCCGTTGATGCTTGTCAACCCCCTTTGACGAGCTGTTTTTACTAAAGGTGTATCAAAGTAAATAACATCGATTATCAGCGGGTCTTCTACCAGGTCTAAGTCTATAGGCATCTCATTGTTGTCTAAACCGACGGATGTGCAGTTGATTATGATGTTTGAGCTGGAGAGTATCTCCCTATCGTTCAAATCGCTTACTATTATATCCATCATCCCCTTGAATTTCTTTTGAATCTTTCTGCCCTTTATCGGGTTTCTGTTTAGAAGATAGACCCTCTTGATGTTTAATTTATAGAGGGCGTATATCACAGAAACAGATACACCACCTGCCCCAAGCACAACTATGTTGTCGTTCTCATCGCAGAATTTTGTGTATTCCTCAAACATATCTTTGAAGCCTAAAAAGTCGGTGTTGTATCCGTATAGCCTTCCGTTGACATTCTTTATGGTGTTTATGGACTCTAAGAATCGGGCATCCTCATCGACCTCATCCACCAATCTAAATGCATCCCTCTTAAACGGCACCGTTATATTTGCCCCCTTTATATTGAGCGCCTTTATGCCTTCTATGGCTATATCTATATTGTCTGTTTTGAAGGCCACATATACGGCGTTTATGCCGTAATACTCAAACATGAATGTGTGCAGAATCGGGGATAGGCTGTGCTTTACTGGATTGCCTATTACACAATAGACATCGGTTTCACCATTGACATACATCAATCTCTCTCCAGTTCAAGGTTTCTTTAAATTTAATCGTTATATCGGGTTTTATGTTGAGTTTTTCAGGCCACTCTATAAAGAAGATGCCTTCGTTTGAGAAAAACTCATAAATGCCCGCATGATAGAGCTCCTCCTCTTCCGTTATTCTATACAGATCCATGTGGTATATATTGCCTTTGTATTGATTGATTAGTGTGAAGCTGGGACTGCCCTCAAATTCGTCTTCGCTTATACCCAGCGCCTTGAGGGCGAATCTGATAAAGGTCGTTTTGCCAATGCCCATCTCACCCTCTAAGAACACCACCACGCGCTTTTTACCCTTTATCATGGCATCGACTATCTGTTTTGCTATCTGGGCTGTTTCTTTCTCCGATTTAGTCAAATAGGTTTTGTTAATCATATTTTAGTTTATACAATTAATGCCTTTACAATTCAAGCATTAAAAGTATAATCCACTGCCATGAAAATCCTCATCATTCAGCTTAAGCAGCTGGGCGATGTCTTGCTTTCAACGCCTATAGCGGAGGCCATAAAGTCCTTCAACAACACCTGGCGGGTTGATTTTCTAACCTCAAAGGCGGCCAGGCCCATAATCGAGGACAATCCCTTTATAGACAACATATTGACCATAAAGGACGGCGTTGTTGGTGAGATTGAGACCATCCTTAAGGTAAGGGGCATGCATTACGATGCCGTTTTGGATCTTCAAAGGACGGGCAGATCCAAAAGGATAAGCTTGTTTTCCAAGGCCCCGATCAGGTCTGCTTTTTATAAGGAGGGCGACAACATCTATTACAATAAACCCATAAAGAGCACAGTTGAGGGTTACACAGCTTTTGAAAGGCTTGAGATCCTTAAAGCCCTGGGTATTGAAAACCCCAAAAGAGCCATGCCCAGGCTGTTTTTTGATGAATCGGTTGAGGATAGAGTCAAGGAATACCTCATGAATCACAATATATCCAGCTATTTTGTCGTTGCCCCGACGGCAAGAAAGCCCACCAAGATGTGGAAACCGGAAAGATTTGGACTGTTATCTGACAGAATATCAAACTTGTTGGGTTTAAAGACCGTTGTTGTCTATGGAGCAGATGATGAGAGACAGATAGCATACGAATGCGCATCCAAAATCAACAATGTCCATTTAATAGAAAAACCGTTTGATATAAAGGGCTTTGCCGCTTTGGTTAAAAACGCCGCCTTTTTGATTGGTAATGACTCATTTGCCTCTCATGTTGCCGTAAGTCAGAGCATCAAAACAATCGTTATCTGCGGTCCGACAAGCGGTTGGTTTATAGAAAACAACAACACCCTTCTTGTTTATAGGGGGCTTTCCTGCCAACCGTGCAACAACCCCTCTAAATGCAGATTAAATTTTGCCTGTTATGGTGAGTTGAGTGTCGATTTTGCCTTTGAGAGGATCAAGGGATTTCTATTTAAATAGGCTTTTTATGAGGAGCTCTGTTGATTTTTGGGGCTTCTCTTGATTGTTCTTTAGCAGTATGCAGGCCGTTTTGTCCTTTATGTTTATGCAAAAGACCCCTTTTTCTGGATTTGATGTTGGGCTATTTGGGAGTTTCTCGATAGCTATGCTGCCTCTTATCTCCCTTATCATACCGTCTTTTATGAGCATAATGCCCTCAAGCCCCTCAGAGTCCTTCAGTATGCCATAGGCTATACCCAGTGTTGAATTCTTTGTCTTTTCGTCCTTTGCCTGATCCTTTAGTTTGAATACGAGTTTCTCATAGTTGTCCTGCGTTGTCTTGATGATTCTTTTGTATGTCTCCATCTCCTTCTTTAGGCCGTCGTTTTCGCTTTTTAGCTGAACCAGCCTCTCGTAAATATCGCCGCTGTAATCCGTATAGTTTAGGCTTTTTTCCTTTTTGAGGGAGGTCTTTTTTATAGCCCAGAAGGTTTCTGAGTTTATCAGTTTCAACGCCGCATCTATAACCCTTAGTGGCAGTTTGCCTTTTAGGCTTTCTATCTCCGTTTTTAAGTGATTGTATGTGTTTTTTTCTTTGTATGTCCTTGCAGACTGTACGGCATCCAGTATGTCTGCCATTGCAACAACCGATGTTATGGGACTTAGTTTCTTTATACCGTCGGGATAGCCGCTGCCGTCTATTCTTTCATGGTGATGAAGGACGGCATCCAGTATTTTATCCTCTATGCCGAAGGATTTTAGAGCTTCGTATCCTCTAACTGTATGAAGCTTGATCGTATCAAATTCGCTCTCCGTTAGTTTATCGGTCTTTTTTAGGAGTTGTGGCGGCATGAATAGCTTTCCAAAATCGTGCAACAGTCCAGCTATCTCTGCCATCCTGATTTCATCTTCGGATAGGTTTGTAATCCTTGCTAACTCTTTTGCGTATTTCCTTACCCTGTATGAGTGCATATATGTCTCTTTGTCAAACTTATAGAGT
It encodes:
- a CDS encoding RelA/SpoT family protein produces the protein MEEKIDPAIRKLYEEFKGEIKIDFNEERIDKAFLYAYDKHRNQKRASGESYIVHPIHVARIVNQFYLDENSLIAALLHDVLEDTEATEEEIKEEFGDDVLFLVKALTKISKVKYKSSEENQADNFRKMIVAMASDLRVILIKLADRLHNMRTISYLKEEKQKRIAKETLDIYAPIAHRLGIYWLKSELEDLSFKYLYPKEYNEIDQKVRETIQKKQEIIKFVENRIKQDMEEASIKCEVSGRLKHLYSIYTKMQRKRVDFDGIYDLLAVRIITETEKDCYAALGIIHKNYKPLPGRFKDYIALPKQNMYQSLHTTVFGPSDIVVEIQIRTKKMHEIAEEGIAAHYKYKENKVSIIDKHDKQFLWLRHLLKWQKEVKNPKEFLNTVKVDLFRGEVYVFTPAGDLKVLPRGATPVDFAYAIHTEVGNRCVGAKVNGRIVPLDYKLSNGDIVEIFTQANHLPSKDWLKFVVTSKARSRIKQKVREKEKKEAVEIGKSILSKELSKINKGLQAFLKEEKLKEAMSYFGCNSIDDLLEKIGFLKIHPSSVISRVYPNQKKKEKKQLTKSDVYKIKIDGSDDIVFRLAKCCNPVYGDEIVGYITRNRGIIIHRVDCDNIRKIGYDSDRLVEVEWDGSIKKNMPVKLKVKVKNTKGILARITNILYNMDIDLGNLKVVFLDKAHTTVMFDMDIEVSSKFELEKLIDTLKKDENVLDIERGKTYYYYKRNRR
- a CDS encoding rod shape-determining protein, with the protein product MFKSFINYFSNDLAIDLGTANTLVYVKGRGIVLNEPSVVAVKTDSKGAKKVLSVGKEAKEMVGRTPGNIEAIKPLKDGVIADFEVTERMLRYFIKKSKNKKSIFKPRIIIAVPHGITQVEKKAVKESAIDAGAREVYLVEEPMAAAIGAGLPVQDAVGSMVVDIGGGTTEVAVISLGGIVHSVSVRVGGDKMDTAIVNYIKKQYSILIGDSTAEAIKIEYGSVFPSEDEEEDNQPIVVKGIDLITGVPTSIEVSVEEIRKALREPVNVIVASVKDALEKTPPELASDIVDNGIMLTGGGALIRGLDRLIHKETGLAVKVHDEALFAVVKGVGMILDNIDLLGEVAID
- a CDS encoding rod shape-determining protein MreC, encoding MRWVLAYIVIAFVLNVVVSVFRPVGGLLRSGVIGVLTAVSYPVSKGLGFVKSGFDRYLVLISVEEENKRLKRELAHCILINKELERFEKKDDKKGYSDLIEASFSFKGNFENDEIYLYVKKNLNLEENNCFVLSHKLALVGLVKRRVKKDIYVAQTVFNPSFVADVYIKSENGTFKALFMGSEYRPKVEFLDPNVKLNRGDGVYTTSALGIYPYGLFIGRVAQIKDVNGYYKVAYVDIDKSFFNDWQVFVLCRRKQ
- the mrdA gene encoding penicillin-binding protein 2; amino-acid sequence: MARRDRFLGKIELLKKNLSYLYLVVVISFVVLILRLFYLQIIKGDYFSSLAKRNSIRLVGIAPPRGDIKTSDGVFYAKNVPSFSVYLYKSKKLTDDILLKVSKLLGVDKDDLKQKLAYSGYYKSIPIKRNVDRRDVFRLLFDQEVSPFVNIEVEPKRVYPSNAYAYANVVGYISEVSLADLRANPLLKVGDLIGRKGIEKKYDAQLRGEWGYKEVEVSSKGAVVRVISTTPPRKGKSITLTIDSRLQSFIYNKLKENNLKGAVVVERPNGAILAIVDSDTFNPNFFVEGLTRKQWKELQKSGLLDLFDMATQGAFPPGSLIKPFVALAALQEGIIKPTTVVFCPYAVKIGKYTYRDWRAGGFGYIDLYRAIESSSDVFFYQLGMKLGIDKMDYYLSKFGFGKSPGLFSYCSKGNLPSRAWKYKRYSKGWYIGDTISTSIGQGFFLATPLQVAVAFSVIANEGIGYRPFLVEGSKSFPLYVFKSRYYKDIKKALWLVVNGTYGTAGKAKIDGLNICGKTGTSQVVSSAVYKRIKKRVKEGRMPIEKAVRYYPHAWFASFAPKDNPKVIVVVFLEHGESSANAAAFARLVYEKLIELGII
- a CDS encoding type II secretion system F family protein, with the protein product MPYFRWKGKDIKGRIKRGEIIASSKSEAIAKLKAKRISIITVKPAPKDIELPFLKTKVKERELMVVTKQLASMLSSGLPLDESLNIMAEQAESKKMGEILYSIKQKVESGASLSQALRDYKDVFSPMYVHMVNAGEQTGNLDGVLKRLSDMMEKHIALKRKVKGALIYPTMVTIVAVGVIALIMTFVIPTFAEMYSSSGMQLPLPTQIVINISLFMKKYFLKILLGLILFVIALRVGYKKSYGVRKFMDKLLLNLPIFGNLARKGSIANFTTILASLSSSGVDILDALQISAKTAGNLIMEETLTEVRDMVKKGENLSFAMASSGEFPDMVIQMASVGEETGTLDEMMQKISQYYEEEVDNAVKNLTSMIEPILIIVLGGIIGFLVISMYLPIFKMGSTIK
- a CDS encoding type IV pilus twitching motility protein PilT, whose product is MGKKAQDLVELLEQMISMEASDLHITAGAKPKIRIHGELLDMDEYDHLSPADAQNLCYSVMTEMQKKTLEEDFDVDFSFGIPKLSRFRANVYIQRGTVAGAFRMIPYEIPPFEKLGIPPVVQQFATLKKGIVLVTGPTGSGKSTTLAALLDKINRERRVHIITIEDPIEFTYSHKMALIDQREVGSDVKGFASALKHILRQDPDVILIGEMRDLETIQAALTVAETGHLVFATLHTNSAPETINRIVDVFPPNQQEQVRTQLSVALQGVVSQTLIKKKDGKGRVLAMEIMIPNSAIRNLIRENKIPQIYSSMQMGQAETGMITMNQSIVNLYRKGLITYEAAIEASNDKKAIQRELDKIRYAKG